The following proteins are co-located in the Polystyrenella longa genome:
- the fliM gene encoding flagellar motor switch protein FliM — protein MAEVLSQTEVESLLAALDPDGSSGPAKPAFRQAHSDHHSQISLYDFKRPERVSKEQMRAIQGLHEGFSREFGAALSGMLRTIVECKLISVDQLTYSEFVFSLENPTCFNLLESTYLQGHMILDLNPSIIFPIIDRMLGGGRQAKTNFPNRALTEIELRLVSRITNQAIKALENTWINLCYLDLKVSQIESNPQLVQIVPPNEVIVLVSFELTMGEMRGIMNFCIPFNTIEPLSPKLSSDSWSAYKSRVITPEEQLDIETNISKTKVELVAELTQVKLSADDLMGLSVGDVIMTEREVSQGLTLMIEGKPFFSGTPGTLKGHKAVQIGKPISRARDILKEKQEPEFSRPTEAVKTHR, from the coding sequence ATGGCAGAAGTTCTCAGTCAAACAGAAGTCGAATCGCTCCTTGCCGCACTGGATCCCGATGGATCGAGTGGACCGGCCAAGCCCGCATTTCGACAGGCACACTCGGATCATCATTCGCAGATCAGCCTGTATGACTTCAAACGACCCGAGCGTGTCAGCAAAGAGCAAATGCGGGCAATTCAAGGCCTGCATGAAGGTTTCAGCCGTGAATTCGGCGCCGCCCTGAGTGGTATGCTGCGCACCATTGTCGAATGCAAACTGATCAGCGTCGACCAGCTGACCTACAGTGAATTCGTATTCAGCCTGGAGAACCCCACCTGCTTCAACCTGCTCGAATCGACTTATTTGCAGGGTCACATGATTCTCGACCTGAATCCGTCGATCATTTTTCCTATCATCGATCGAATGCTGGGTGGAGGACGTCAGGCCAAAACGAACTTTCCTAACCGGGCACTGACGGAGATTGAACTACGACTTGTCTCCCGGATCACGAACCAAGCGATCAAGGCCCTCGAGAACACGTGGATCAACCTCTGCTACCTCGATTTGAAAGTCTCACAGATTGAGAGTAATCCACAACTAGTCCAAATTGTTCCCCCTAACGAAGTGATCGTGCTAGTCAGTTTCGAACTGACGATGGGCGAGATGCGGGGGATTATGAACTTTTGTATCCCATTCAATACAATTGAGCCCTTGTCTCCCAAACTGAGCTCGGACTCGTGGTCGGCATATAAGTCCCGCGTAATCACGCCGGAAGAACAGCTCGATATCGAGACCAATATTTCCAAGACCAAAGTCGAACTGGTCGCAGAACTAACCCAGGTGAAGCTGTCGGCCGACGACCTGATGGGACTTTCGGTCGGAGATGTCATCATGACTGAGCGGGAAGTTTCCCAAGGTTTGACTCTAATGATCGAGGGGAAACCCTTCTTCAGTGGCACGCCGGGAACTTTGAAAGGCCACAAGGCGGTTCAAATCGGAAAACCGATCTCTCGAGCCCGGGATATTCTGAAAGAGAAACAGGAACCAGAATTTTCGCGACCCACCGAAGCGGTCAAAACCCATCGATAA